A genomic segment from Pediococcus acidilactici encodes:
- a CDS encoding acetyl-CoA carboxylase biotin carboxyl carrier protein subunit produces the protein MKIDKVYDILNRLKDYPYQEIDVEVDGLKLHVKKADASQTTSQTTTPVPEPSGVMVKSPMVGIVHFNQELAAGQVVEKGQVIAQIESMKLFNDIKAPQAGTVQRLLVVDGEGVAYDQPLVELVGK, from the coding sequence ATGAAAATTGACAAAGTCTATGATATTTTAAATCGCCTAAAAGATTACCCGTACCAAGAAATTGACGTCGAGGTGGATGGGTTAAAGCTACACGTGAAAAAGGCGGATGCTTCCCAAACAACGTCACAGACCACAACACCAGTTCCGGAGCCATCCGGGGTTATGGTGAAGAGCCCGATGGTGGGAATCGTACACTTTAATCAGGAACTCGCCGCGGGACAAGTGGTGGAAAAGGGACAGGTAATTGCGCAAATTGAAAGCATGAAGCTGTTTAATGACATTAAAGCTCCCCAAGCTGGTACGGTTCAGCGACTTTTGGTAGTCGACGGTGAAGGGGTCGCTTACGACCAACCGCTCGTGGAATTGGTGGGGAAATAA
- a CDS encoding ketoacyl-ACP synthase III, with the protein MSLEILATAHYVPERVVDNDELAQIMDTSDEWIQSHTGIKTRHYALGAENTSDLAATVGQQLLEKSGLTADQIDLIILSTITPDSLTPATAALVQDKIGARNAFAFDISAACAGFVFGLSTAEKFLRSGRYQNAMVISAETNSKMMDFQDRTSAVFFGDGAGGVILSQSTKTDDFFVDEELATLAEKNGYIHSGRIPAISEVKASNYPQIDAFYQSGRDVFSFATGAVPPQMQTILDRNGLHDDIDYVICHQANLRIIEKIAEETQIPFEKFVTNVQDYGNTSSAGIPMALDQLQSRDPSAKTVLLTGFGAGLDYGSLIIKL; encoded by the coding sequence ATGAGTTTAGAAATTTTAGCTACCGCCCATTACGTTCCCGAACGGGTGGTAGATAATGATGAATTAGCACAAATTATGGATACGAGCGACGAATGGATTCAATCTCATACAGGGATTAAAACTCGCCACTATGCGTTAGGTGCGGAAAACACCTCGGATCTAGCAGCAACGGTGGGCCAACAACTGTTGGAAAAGAGTGGCTTAACGGCTGACCAAATCGATTTAATTATTTTATCAACCATCACCCCTGACTCCCTGACTCCGGCAACTGCGGCCCTAGTGCAGGATAAAATTGGTGCCCGTAACGCTTTTGCTTTTGACATTTCGGCGGCTTGCGCAGGCTTTGTGTTTGGACTAAGTACTGCTGAAAAGTTTTTGCGCTCCGGGCGTTACCAAAATGCCATGGTGATTAGTGCGGAAACTAATTCCAAAATGATGGACTTTCAAGACCGCACCTCGGCCGTCTTTTTTGGTGATGGAGCAGGCGGAGTAATCTTAAGTCAATCGACGAAGACCGACGACTTTTTCGTTGATGAAGAGTTAGCTACCTTAGCTGAAAAAAATGGGTACATCCATAGTGGACGAATTCCAGCCATTAGCGAGGTAAAAGCAAGTAATTATCCGCAAATTGACGCATTTTACCAAAGTGGACGGGACGTGTTTAGCTTTGCGACAGGGGCGGTACCCCCACAAATGCAAACGATTTTGGACCGTAATGGGCTGCATGACGACATTGATTACGTAATTTGTCACCAAGCTAATTTGCGAATCATTGAAAAGATTGCGGAAGAAACGCAAATTCCGTTTGAAAAATTTGTTACCAACGTCCAAGATTACGGCAACACGTCTTCTGCCGGAATTCCGATGGCGTTGGATCAGTTGCAAAGTCGGGATCCCAGTGCTAAAACAGTCTTGTTGACTGGTTTTGGCGCCGGTTTAGATTATGGTAGTTTAATTATTAAATTGTAG
- a CDS encoding PTS sugar transporter subunit IIB, whose protein sequence is MTMEILLARVDSRLLHGQVATAWAKKVKPNRILVVSDSVAEDTLRKTLITQAAPPGVFVNVITVDKMIKIYHDPQFDSFKVLLLTETIQDMLKLVEGGIDISNLGVDVGSLAYAVDMTMLTDAIAVGKDEIAAIRALAAHGLTVYAQKIPNDNRKDLIKMLDKNGL, encoded by the coding sequence ATGACAATGGAAATATTGCTCGCACGGGTAGACAGTCGGCTTTTGCATGGGCAAGTTGCCACCGCGTGGGCTAAGAAGGTAAAGCCCAACCGGATTTTGGTGGTTTCTGATAGCGTGGCCGAAGATACGTTACGAAAAACGCTGATTACCCAGGCTGCTCCTCCGGGAGTGTTTGTGAACGTGATTACGGTCGATAAAATGATTAAGATCTATCACGATCCGCAATTTGATTCGTTTAAGGTGTTGTTGCTAACGGAAACGATTCAAGATATGCTGAAACTAGTCGAAGGCGGCATCGACATCAGTAATTTAGGAGTTGACGTGGGGAGTCTGGCCTATGCGGTAGATATGACGATGTTAACGGATGCCATTGCGGTTGGTAAGGATGAAATTGCGGCAATTAGGGCTCTGGCTGCGCATGGTTTAACGGTATACGCTCAGAAAATCCCGAACGATAATCGCAAAGATTTAATTAAAATGCTTGATAAGAACGGATTATAA
- a CDS encoding sigma 54-interacting transcriptional regulator, which produces MKRQERIYQYVLEHTEPASTDEANRQNGLTTSTIADALKIARSNVSKELNDLVRQRKLFKISGRPVRYCQLALNENDPLAQDPSEYHIEDGISGMELGKKKLAGKLDDPSPAKHPNSHKDIFDRMIGKDQSMKNQIEQAKAAMLYPPRGLNTLIIGPTGSGKTYFANAMFDFAQARNLLSKDQQLVTFNCADYAHNPELLMSHLFGYVKGAFTGADDEQDGLIQEADGGMLFLDEVHRLPPEGQEMIFYFMDHGTYSRLGETAKTHHANVRLVCATTEDPESTLLQTFVRRIPITIQLPPFNKRSPEERIELLRSLVTIEANRTNKEITLTEDVVQALLGSVTYGNVGQLKSNIQLVCAKGFLNNIGNEGKIMITSDDLPSNIKDGLLNLASNRQELGAISKLLEPYMVVKPGASYATPVTRKDSYELPYNLYEIIGDKAMMLREEGLDQENINNFITTDINLHLKSFYKNDLDTVNAESKLAEIVDKGIINFTKQIQPKVENRLNYHFKDNFIYAMSLHISSFIKRIQSGKPMRLMGNDLVAMVKDYPEELEVAKSIKESLEQHYGLPIPESESYYLAVLLISLKTVPTSTGKVGIVVAAHGSNTASSMAQVVSQLLSDNSIQAFDMPLDMNPQVAYKGIVDRVRAANQGEGVLLLVDMGSLSTFGPKITEETQIPVKVIDMVTTAMVLEATRKASFIDSNLDEIYAELREFHGYSRVAITDESQSVEDNQAVAMLSGKPKAVIAICSTGEGTAQKIKGILDQLLLQNLIEDIKVFPISIVDMHQAIEEIGQKYTIVAATGVVDPEVGVPFMPLQSLLQGGGEKFVRQLAERSELSWVFDEKDAKLTRSVCRQYLSKYFVFLNADKFADILWNYVDYLAQSQRVEFSESFRINLIMHVAGAVERQLTNHPMQVNAAELAEVQEQPWFKAVQAADDQFLQRIQIKMTLGEEFYIYKLLETWQEKNDTILNEMEKNQ; this is translated from the coding sequence ATGAAACGACAAGAAAGAATATATCAATACGTTTTGGAACATACGGAGCCTGCTTCAACGGACGAAGCAAACCGGCAAAACGGCTTAACAACTTCGACGATTGCGGACGCGTTAAAGATTGCACGTAGCAACGTTAGTAAGGAATTAAATGATTTAGTTCGGCAACGAAAACTATTTAAAATTTCTGGACGTCCGGTCCGCTATTGTCAACTAGCACTAAATGAAAACGATCCGCTGGCGCAAGACCCTTCGGAATACCACATTGAAGATGGGATTAGCGGGATGGAGCTAGGGAAGAAAAAGTTGGCGGGAAAATTAGATGACCCTTCCCCTGCTAAACACCCTAATTCCCATAAAGACATTTTTGACCGAATGATTGGGAAAGATCAAAGTATGAAAAACCAAATCGAGCAGGCAAAGGCGGCCATGTTGTACCCACCGCGCGGGTTGAATACGTTAATCATCGGTCCCACGGGGTCAGGAAAGACATACTTTGCTAACGCGATGTTTGATTTCGCGCAAGCCCGCAATTTACTCAGTAAGGACCAACAACTGGTAACCTTTAACTGTGCGGATTACGCCCATAACCCAGAATTGCTGATGTCCCATTTGTTTGGTTACGTGAAGGGAGCCTTTACCGGAGCAGATGACGAACAAGACGGCTTGATCCAAGAAGCGGACGGCGGAATGCTGTTTCTCGATGAAGTACACCGCCTTCCGCCAGAAGGTCAAGAGATGATCTTTTATTTTATGGATCACGGGACCTACAGTCGGTTAGGGGAAACTGCTAAAACCCACCATGCCAACGTTCGGTTAGTGTGTGCGACAACTGAAGATCCGGAAAGCACGCTATTGCAAACTTTTGTACGACGGATTCCAATTACGATTCAGCTCCCACCATTCAATAAACGGAGTCCGGAAGAACGAATTGAACTGCTGCGTTCGTTAGTTACCATTGAAGCTAACCGGACGAACAAGGAAATCACGTTAACCGAAGACGTGGTGCAAGCTTTGCTTGGTAGCGTTACTTACGGAAACGTTGGTCAGTTGAAGTCCAACATCCAACTGGTGTGTGCGAAAGGGTTCCTTAACAACATTGGTAATGAAGGAAAAATCATGATTACTTCCGATGATTTACCTAGCAACATCAAGGACGGATTGTTAAATTTGGCGTCTAACCGACAGGAACTCGGGGCAATTTCCAAACTTTTGGAACCTTACATGGTGGTTAAGCCCGGAGCTAGTTACGCCACTCCGGTTACCCGCAAAGATAGTTACGAGCTCCCCTACAACTTGTACGAAATCATTGGGGATAAAGCGATGATGCTTCGCGAAGAGGGGCTCGACCAAGAAAATATTAATAACTTCATTACTACCGATATTAATCTCCATTTAAAATCGTTTTATAAAAACGACCTAGACACGGTGAACGCGGAAAGTAAGTTGGCTGAAATCGTGGACAAGGGGATCATTAATTTCACCAAGCAAATTCAGCCTAAGGTGGAAAACCGGCTTAACTATCACTTTAAGGACAACTTTATTTACGCGATGAGTTTGCACATTAGTTCCTTCATCAAACGAATCCAATCGGGAAAGCCGATGCGGTTAATGGGCAACGACTTAGTGGCAATGGTTAAGGATTATCCAGAAGAGCTCGAAGTCGCTAAATCAATCAAAGAGTCGCTAGAACAACATTACGGGTTGCCAATCCCAGAATCGGAAAGCTACTACCTGGCCGTACTCCTAATTTCACTTAAAACGGTGCCTACCAGTACCGGTAAGGTTGGTATTGTAGTGGCCGCACATGGCAGCAATACGGCTAGTTCAATGGCGCAAGTGGTTTCGCAACTATTATCGGATAATTCAATTCAAGCCTTTGACATGCCGTTGGATATGAATCCACAGGTGGCCTATAAGGGAATTGTTGACCGGGTTCGGGCCGCCAACCAAGGCGAAGGGGTGCTGCTCCTTGTAGACATGGGCTCCTTAAGTACTTTTGGACCAAAAATAACCGAAGAAACCCAGATTCCGGTCAAGGTGATCGACATGGTGACCACCGCGATGGTTTTGGAAGCTACCCGAAAGGCGTCCTTTATCGATAGTAATTTAGATGAGATTTATGCGGAACTTCGTGAATTTCACGGATACTCCCGAGTAGCAATTACCGACGAAAGCCAATCGGTGGAAGATAATCAGGCCGTGGCGATGCTTTCGGGTAAGCCCAAGGCGGTAATTGCAATTTGTTCTACAGGCGAAGGCACTGCCCAAAAGATTAAGGGGATTCTTGACCAACTCCTCTTGCAGAACTTAATTGAAGATATTAAAGTGTTCCCAATTTCAATTGTGGATATGCATCAAGCAATTGAAGAAATTGGACAGAAATATACCATTGTTGCCGCCACTGGGGTGGTGGATCCGGAAGTAGGGGTTCCCTTCATGCCGTTACAATCCTTATTGCAGGGCGGTGGCGAAAAGTTTGTCCGCCAGTTAGCGGAAAGAAGTGAACTTTCATGGGTTTTTGACGAAAAGGATGCTAAATTAACCCGCAGTGTTTGTCGGCAGTACTTGTCGAAGTACTTTGTGTTCTTGAATGCCGATAAATTTGCCGATATCTTATGGAATTATGTCGATTACCTTGCACAAAGCCAACGGGTAGAGTTTAGCGAGTCTTTTAGGATTAACCTAATTATGCACGTGGCGGGTGCGGTAGAGCGTCAATTGACCAACCACCCCATGCAAGTCAACGCAGCCGAGTTAGCAGAAGTTCAAGAACAGCCGTGGTTCAAAGCGGTTCAAGCGGCAGACGACCAGTTCCTTCAACGAATCCAAATCAAAATGACGTTAGGTGAAGAATTTTATATTTACAAATTGTTAGAAACCTGGCAAGAAAAAAATGATACAATCCTAAATGAGATGGAGAAGAATCAATAA
- a CDS encoding DUF956 family protein, producing MVQSINTKVDQVTDATSFLGMGDYGKIMIGDRGFEFFDNRNVKNYIQIPWKEVDKVIASLMFGGRWIPRFAIKTKHSGTFSFAARQPHELLRGIRKYVDEERMVRSLGVVDVVKRGLKEVWRRIRK from the coding sequence ATGGTACAATCGATTAACACCAAGGTGGACCAAGTTACGGACGCAACCTCATTTCTTGGAATGGGGGATTACGGCAAAATAATGATTGGCGACCGTGGTTTTGAATTTTTTGATAACCGCAACGTAAAAAACTACATTCAAATTCCGTGGAAGGAAGTCGACAAGGTAATTGCGTCGTTAATGTTTGGGGGAAGGTGGATTCCCCGGTTCGCAATTAAAACCAAGCATAGTGGAACTTTCAGCTTTGCGGCAAGGCAGCCCCACGAATTGTTGAGAGGAATTCGCAAATACGTGGATGAGGAAAGAATGGTCCGCTCACTAGGAGTAGTAGACGTAGTAAAGCGCGGATTAAAAGAAGTGTGGAGAAGGATACGAAAATAG
- a CDS encoding PTS system mannose/fructose/sorbose family transporter subunit IID: MQEKVQLTKKDRIHVWLRSTFLQGSWNYERMQNGGWAYTLIPALKKLYKTKEDRAAALTRHLEFFNTHPYLAAPILGVTMSLEEERANGAPIDDVAIQGVKVGMMGPLAGVGDPVFWFTVKPILGALAASLAMGGSILGPILYFVLWNAIRMGFTWYTQEFGYKAGSKITEDMSGGLLQDVTKGASILGMFILGSLINRWVVVKFTPVVSTVKQSKGAYIDWANLPSGAKGIQKALIEQSNGLSLTREKVTTLQDNLDQLIPGLAGLLLTLLCMWLLKKGVSPIIVIFGLFILGVVLHLLHVM; the protein is encoded by the coding sequence ATGCAAGAAAAAGTTCAATTAACTAAAAAAGATCGTATTCACGTTTGGTTACGTTCCACATTCCTGCAAGGTTCATGGAACTACGAACGGATGCAAAATGGTGGTTGGGCATACACATTGATCCCAGCCCTCAAGAAGTTATACAAGACTAAAGAAGACCGTGCCGCAGCTTTGACTCGTCACTTGGAATTCTTTAACACTCACCCATATTTAGCTGCTCCAATCCTTGGGGTTACAATGTCACTTGAAGAAGAACGTGCTAATGGTGCACCAATTGATGACGTTGCTATCCAAGGTGTTAAAGTTGGTATGATGGGACCCCTCGCTGGGGTTGGTGACCCGGTATTCTGGTTCACCGTTAAGCCAATTTTAGGTGCTTTGGCTGCTTCACTAGCAATGGGTGGCAGTATCTTAGGACCAATCCTTTACTTCGTATTGTGGAACGCAATTCGGATGGGCTTCACTTGGTATACTCAAGAATTCGGCTACAAAGCTGGTTCAAAGATTACTGAAGATATGTCTGGTGGTTTACTCCAAGACGTTACTAAGGGTGCTTCCATCCTCGGTATGTTTATCTTAGGTTCATTGATTAACCGTTGGGTTGTGGTTAAGTTCACACCGGTTGTTTCAACTGTAAAGCAAAGTAAGGGTGCTTACATTGACTGGGCAAACTTGCCAAGTGGTGCAAAGGGTATCCAAAAAGCCCTTATCGAACAATCGAATGGTTTGTCACTCACTCGTGAAAAGGTTACTACTTTGCAAGACAACTTGGATCAATTAATTCCAGGTTTAGCAGGATTACTGCTTACATTACTTTGCATGTGGTTGCTTAAGAAGGGTGTTTCACCAATCATCGTTATCTTTGGTCTATTCATTCTTGGTGTTGTACTTCACTTACTACACGTTATGTAA
- a CDS encoding PTS mannose/fructose/sorbose transporter subunit IIC, giving the protein MALNAIQMILVVIVSFLAGMEGILDQFHFHQPVIACTLIGLVTGNLVPCLILGGSLQMIALGWSNVGAAVAPDAALASVASAIILVLGGQGKAGVSSAIALAIPLAVAGLLLTIIARTLATLIVHIMDAAAKEGSFAKLEMWHYIAIIMQGLRIAIPAALILAIGAGPVRGLLSAMPAWLTDGLSIGGGMVVAVGYAMVINMMATKEVWPFFALGFVLATVQDLTLIALGTIGISLALIYLTLSKMGGSSNGGNSGTGDPLGDIIDKY; this is encoded by the coding sequence ATGGCATTGAATGCAATTCAAATGATTTTAGTCGTTATCGTGTCATTCTTAGCTGGTATGGAAGGTATTTTGGACCAATTCCATTTCCATCAACCAGTAATTGCATGTACGTTAATCGGCTTAGTAACTGGTAATTTAGTACCTTGCCTTATTTTAGGTGGTTCACTACAAATGATCGCTTTAGGTTGGTCTAACGTTGGGGCTGCGGTTGCTCCTGACGCTGCTTTAGCTTCTGTAGCTTCTGCTATTATTTTAGTTTTAGGTGGTCAAGGTAAAGCAGGTGTTTCATCAGCGATTGCCCTTGCAATTCCGCTAGCTGTAGCTGGTCTTTTGCTTACCATCATTGCTCGTACATTGGCAACCTTGATTGTTCACATCATGGACGCGGCTGCTAAAGAAGGTAGCTTTGCTAAATTGGAAATGTGGCACTACATTGCGATCATCATGCAAGGTTTGCGGATTGCGATCCCTGCAGCATTGATCTTGGCAATCGGTGCTGGTCCTGTACGTGGTTTACTTTCTGCTATGCCAGCTTGGTTGACCGATGGTCTATCAATCGGTGGTGGAATGGTTGTTGCCGTAGGTTACGCAATGGTTATCAACATGATGGCTACTAAAGAAGTTTGGCCATTCTTCGCACTTGGCTTTGTTTTAGCAACTGTTCAAGATTTAACATTGATCGCTTTAGGTACAATCGGTATCTCACTTGCGTTGATTTACTTAACCCTTTCTAAGATGGGTGGTTCAAGCAACGGTGGTAATTCAGGTACTGGTGATCCACTCGGCGACATTATCGACAAATACTAG
- a CDS encoding mannose/fructose/sorbose PTS transporter subunit IIA: protein MVGIIIASHGEFAKGILQSGSMIFGEQEDVKAVTLMPSEGPDDLRAKLQEAIASFSNQDQVLFLVDLWGGTPFNQVNNLFEEHKDKWAIVAGLNLPMLIEAYASRLSMESAQEIAAHIIDTAKEGVKVRPEELQPKEAPKAAKAAAPVNTGKPGHFDYVLARIDTRLLHGQVATSWTKTTNPDRIIVVSDNVAKDKLRSSMIKQAAPAGVKAHVVPIEQMIKLAKDDKHFGGTRAMLLFETPQDALKAIEGGVPIKTLNVGSMAHSAGKVQPNTVLAFDQNDIDTYKKLEDMGVEMDVRKVPSDSKDNLDAIMKKAQDELNKQKNN from the coding sequence ATGGTAGGAATTATCATTGCTAGTCATGGTGAATTTGCCAAAGGCATTTTACAATCCGGTTCAATGATCTTCGGTGAACAAGAAGACGTTAAGGCCGTAACCTTAATGCCTAGCGAAGGCCCTGACGATCTCAGAGCAAAACTTCAAGAAGCAATTGCTTCTTTTAGTAACCAAGACCAAGTATTATTCTTAGTCGACCTATGGGGAGGCACTCCATTCAACCAAGTTAATAACTTGTTTGAAGAACACAAGGACAAATGGGCAATCGTTGCCGGTTTGAACTTGCCAATGTTAATTGAAGCATACGCTTCTCGTCTATCAATGGAATCAGCGCAAGAAATTGCTGCACACATCATTGATACAGCAAAAGAAGGGGTTAAGGTTCGTCCTGAAGAACTCCAACCTAAGGAAGCTCCAAAGGCTGCTAAGGCTGCTGCACCAGTTAACACTGGTAAGCCAGGCCACTTTGATTACGTGTTAGCACGGATCGATACTCGTTTACTTCATGGTCAAGTTGCTACTTCATGGACGAAGACTACTAACCCAGACCGGATCATTGTTGTTTCTGACAACGTTGCTAAAGACAAGTTGCGTTCATCAATGATCAAACAAGCTGCCCCAGCAGGCGTTAAGGCCCACGTTGTTCCAATCGAACAAATGATTAAGTTGGCTAAAGACGACAAACACTTTGGTGGCACCCGGGCAATGCTTTTGTTTGAAACCCCTCAAGATGCTTTGAAGGCTATCGAAGGCGGTGTTCCAATTAAGACTTTGAACGTTGGTTCGATGGCTCATTCAGCTGGAAAAGTTCAACCAAATACCGTATTGGCGTTTGACCAAAATGATATTGACACTTACAAGAAGCTGGAAGACATGGGCGTTGAAATGGACGTTCGGAAAGTTCCTTCCGATTCAAAGGATAATTTAGACGCAATTATGAAGAAGGCTCAAGATGAGCTTAATAAACAAAAAAATAACTAA
- a CDS encoding SprT family protein, whose protein sequence is MTDLELTQLTRQLAKQFFDQEFPYEARFNRRLRTTGGRYFLRDHHIEINPLMLSEFDEATLVGVIKHELVHYWLHVHHEKPDHRNPHFKELLQRTGGLRYAPVTSKRRTAATGRLVYQCENCGQLYHRQRRINVRRYVCGRCGGRLRLKH, encoded by the coding sequence ATGACTGATCTAGAGTTAACTCAATTAACGCGCCAACTGGCTAAACAATTTTTTGATCAGGAGTTCCCTTATGAAGCGCGGTTTAACCGCCGTTTAAGGACGACGGGCGGTCGCTACTTTTTGCGTGATCACCACATTGAAATTAATCCCCTCATGTTAAGTGAGTTTGATGAAGCGACTTTGGTGGGCGTAATTAAGCACGAGTTGGTGCACTATTGGCTACACGTACACCATGAAAAGCCGGACCACCGCAACCCACATTTTAAGGAGTTGCTGCAACGGACCGGGGGATTACGCTACGCTCCAGTGACGTCTAAGCGCCGGACTGCTGCAACGGGGCGATTAGTATACCAGTGTGAAAATTGTGGTCAACTTTATCATCGCCAACGCCGAATCAACGTGCGACGCTACGTTTGTGGGCGTTGCGGGGGCCGGTTAAGGTTAAAACACTAA
- a CDS encoding RNA-binding transcriptional accessory protein: MEADILSLVEKQLPAYRPQQIRATLEMLDEGNTVPFIARYRKERTHSLDEVQIREIQAAYHQTETLEKRKAEVLKQIEEQGKLTASLKQQIKQATTLTTVEDLYLPYKQKRRTKATIAKEAGLEPLAAWVLTFPQRGLQERFAAAVNSSTGLSSVEDVEAGIHEILAEAFGEQAEMRAWIRKYTQHNGTLVSKVKRQGKEMDENGVYAIYYDFQAALTQLAPHQVLAINRGEKEKILRVKVAVEEAAIERYLNFRLVQKHRGPAVAVVQAAYRDAYKRFIGPAIEREMRAELTAMAEQRAIKVFGENLYHLLMQAPLKGKVVLGFDPAYRTGCKLAVIDENGKFLDKLVIYPHRPAPQAKRAAAADQLKDFIEKYHVEMIAIGNGTASRESEEFVAQVIKTIARPVYYVIVNEAGASVYSASPAARAAFPDLQVEERSAISIGRRLQDPLAELIKIDPQAVGVGQYQHDVAQKDLREQLDHVVETAVNQVGVNLNTASPELLTHISGLTKTTAQNIVKFRETNGSYRTRQEIKSVPRLGPKAYEQSIGFLRIVDGDDELDNTGIHPESYPVVKALMKELGLNLHDLGTPAFNQTLQQVKVAQLAAQLQVGEETLHDILEELQKPGRDLRDEMPAPLLRSDVLTLEDLQPGMQLQGTVRNVIDFGAFVDIGVKQDGLVHISKLKKGFVKHPSDVVAVGDIVTVWVESVDTKRNRIQLTMVPDEEQ; the protein is encoded by the coding sequence TTGGAAGCAGATATTTTAAGTTTGGTAGAAAAGCAGTTGCCTGCTTACCGTCCGCAACAAATTCGGGCAACGTTGGAGATGTTGGACGAAGGAAATACGGTGCCGTTCATCGCACGTTATCGTAAAGAGCGGACCCATAGTCTTGATGAAGTACAAATTCGCGAAATCCAGGCGGCTTACCACCAAACGGAAACGTTGGAAAAGCGGAAAGCCGAAGTTTTAAAGCAGATTGAAGAACAGGGAAAATTAACTGCAAGTTTAAAACAACAAATTAAGCAAGCCACAACCTTAACTACGGTAGAAGATTTGTATTTACCGTACAAGCAAAAGCGGCGGACTAAAGCGACAATTGCTAAGGAAGCTGGTCTGGAGCCTTTAGCAGCGTGGGTATTAACTTTTCCCCAACGGGGTTTACAAGAGCGGTTTGCGGCTGCGGTTAACTCGTCGACGGGATTAAGCTCCGTAGAAGATGTGGAAGCAGGAATTCACGAAATTTTAGCCGAAGCCTTTGGCGAACAGGCGGAAATGCGGGCGTGGATTCGTAAATATACCCAACATAACGGTACGTTAGTCAGCAAAGTTAAGCGTCAGGGAAAAGAAATGGATGAAAACGGCGTTTACGCGATTTACTACGATTTTCAAGCGGCGCTTACTCAATTAGCTCCCCACCAAGTGTTAGCAATTAACCGTGGGGAAAAGGAAAAGATTCTGCGGGTCAAAGTCGCGGTGGAAGAAGCGGCAATCGAACGCTACCTAAACTTTCGCTTAGTGCAAAAGCACCGGGGCCCGGCAGTGGCAGTGGTCCAAGCTGCTTATCGGGACGCTTACAAACGGTTCATTGGTCCGGCAATTGAACGAGAAATGCGTGCGGAACTGACGGCAATGGCCGAACAACGGGCGATTAAAGTTTTTGGGGAAAACTTGTACCACTTGCTAATGCAAGCGCCACTCAAGGGCAAGGTGGTGCTCGGGTTTGACCCTGCTTACCGTACTGGTTGTAAATTAGCGGTAATTGATGAAAACGGGAAGTTCTTAGATAAGTTAGTGATCTACCCACACCGCCCGGCTCCCCAGGCTAAACGGGCTGCTGCGGCTGATCAACTGAAGGACTTCATTGAAAAATACCATGTGGAAATGATTGCGATTGGAAACGGGACAGCTAGCCGGGAATCTGAAGAATTCGTGGCTCAAGTCATCAAAACGATTGCGCGTCCGGTTTATTACGTAATCGTCAACGAAGCCGGAGCTTCCGTATACTCAGCTAGTCCGGCTGCTCGTGCAGCGTTTCCTGATTTACAAGTGGAAGAACGTAGTGCAATTAGCATTGGCCGGCGTTTACAAGATCCGTTAGCAGAGTTGATTAAAATCGATCCCCAAGCGGTAGGAGTCGGCCAATACCAACACGACGTAGCCCAAAAAGATTTACGCGAACAACTAGACCACGTGGTAGAGACCGCGGTTAACCAGGTGGGGGTCAACTTAAATACCGCCAGTCCAGAGTTATTGACCCACATTTCGGGGTTAACTAAAACGACGGCGCAAAACATCGTTAAGTTTCGGGAAACCAACGGCAGTTACCGAACCCGACAAGAAATTAAATCAGTTCCACGATTGGGACCTAAAGCATACGAACAGTCAATTGGTTTTTTGCGGATTGTTGATGGGGACGATGAGCTCGATAATACGGGAATTCATCCAGAAAGTTACCCGGTGGTTAAGGCCCTGATGAAGGAACTGGGATTAAACCTGCATGATTTAGGGACTCCGGCTTTTAACCAAACGTTGCAACAGGTTAAGGTCGCACAATTGGCAGCCCAGCTGCAGGTGGGGGAAGAAACGCTTCACGACATCCTCGAAGAACTACAAAAACCGGGGCGGGATTTACGGGACGAAATGCCCGCACCGCTATTACGCTCCGACGTATTAACCTTAGAAGATCTTCAACCAGGGATGCAGCTGCAAGGCACCGTCCGCAACGTTATCGACTTTGGCGCGTTTGTGGATATTGGCGTTAAACAGGACGGATTGGTACACATTTCTAAGCTTAAAAAGGGCTTTGTTAAGCACCCTAGTGATGTGGTGGCGGTCGGAGACATCGTCACCGTTTGGGTAGAAAGCGTGGATACTAAACGAAACCGGATCCAACTCACCATGGTCCCGGATGAAGAACAATGA